In Hallerella porci, the sequence TCATCGACGTCACCGCCGACTGGTGCCTCACTTGCAAAACCAATGAAGCCGTCGTTTTAAATAGTGATGAAGTGCAGAAAATTTTCGTCGAAACCAAAGCGATTCGCGTCCGCGCCGATTACACATTAGAATCGCCCGAAGTGACGCAACTTTTGCAAAAATTGCATCGCAGCGGCGTCCCCGCTTACGCAGTTTACAAACCGCAAACCGATTCGTGGACCGTCCTCTCGGAAATTCTTTCGGCAGATGCCATTCGCGAGGCGCTTACGAAATAAAATTTTTCGGTTTGGGTCAAATTAACATAGATTTATGACTATGAAAGTCGCACTTCTTACCAACGAATTTCCTCCCGACATCTATGGCGGTGCCGGCATCCATGTTCAATTTCTTTCCCGCGAACTCCGCGCCCATTGCGAAATCGAAGCCCGCGCATTCGGTTCGCAGAATGATTTTGAAAAGAATCTGCATGCGCTCGGTTTTGCGCCGAAGCTCGATTCCAAGCCGAAAGACGCCCGCATGGGAAAAATTTTAAACCCGCTGGACATCAATTTGCAATGGATGAGCAGCCTCGAAGGCATCGACATTGTGCATTGTCACACTTGGTACAGTCACTTTGGAGGCGTTCTCGCTAGCCGTTTATTTGAATGTCCGCTTGTGCTAACGACGCATTCGCTCGAACCGCATCGTCCGTGGAAAGCAGAACAGCTCGGCAATGGCGGTTACCAAATGAGTTCTTGGATTGAACGCACCGCTTACGAAGCTGCCGACGGCGTCATCGCTGTTTCGAATGAAATGAAGCGCGATGTGATGGAACTTTACAAAGTCCCCGCAGACCGCGTCCAAGTCATTTACAACGGAATCGATCCTGACTTTTACAAGCCGACTTTTGAGCCCGAAGTCTTGGACAAATACGGCATCGACAAAAATAAACCGTTTATTCTCTTCGTCGGGCGCATTACCCGCCAGAAAGGAATTTCGCAACTGATCAGCGCAATTCCGCATTTGAAAAAAGATGTGCAAGTTGTTCTCTGCGCTGGTGCCCCCGATACTCCGGAACTCGCCGCAGAATGCGAAGCAAAAATCAATGCGTTAAAGCAAACCCGCGACGGCATTTTCTGGATTCAAGAAATGATGCAGCACAAAGAATTGCGCGTGCTTTACACCTACGCAACCGCTTTCGTCACGCCTTCGCTCTATGAACCGTTTGGCATTATCAATTTGGAAGCGATGAGTTGCGGAACGCCAGTCGTCGGCAGCGCAGTCGGAGGCATCCCCGAAATCATCGTCGACGGGAAAACCGGATTCTTGGTTCCGCTCGAACCGACTTCGTCCACCAATTTTGAGCCGAAAAATCCGGACGAATTCCAGCACGCACTCGCCGACAAATTAAATGTTCTCTTGGACAATCCCGAGATGGCAAAGAAATTTGGCGAAGCGAGTCGTCAACGCGCAATTGACGTTTTCAGTTGGAAAAGCATCGCCAAGCAAACTTTCAATTTTTACGAATCCGTTATCGCTCGTTACAAAGCCGAAGGCGCTCGTAAATAATTTTCAAAATATCTGCGAAAAAGCCGCTGCATCCGCAGTGGCTTTTCTTTTGCACCCCGTTTATTTTAATTCACTCCCGGACCTTCAATGCGACTGTGACCGTTTCCAGTCGGGATAATTTCAAAGTGATTCGTGATTTCTTCTTGGACGCGGTTCACGTGCGAAATGACACCGATTAACTTTTCGTTGCTTTCGCCCAAATTCCGAAGCACTTCAATCGCACGCTGCAATTTGCGTTCGTCCAAAGAGCCGAAACCTTCGTCTAAGAAGAGCGTATCAATGCGGACACGCTGACTTGCAAGCGACGAAAGTCCAAGCGCAAGAGAAAGGCTCACGAGGAAAGTTTCTCCGCCCGAAAGATTTGCTGCAAAGCGACGCTCTCCACATTCCGAATCGTAAAGCAAAATGTTTAACGAATTGTTTTCGGTTTCAATCGTATAACGCGGATCTAAACTCTTCAAGTGTTTATTCGCCGCCTGCACCAAACGCGACAAAGTCAGCTGTTGCACATAAGCGACAAAAGTTTTTCCATCGGCGCTACCGATAAGCGAATTCATCGTATTCCAAAGGAATGTCACCTCTTCTTGCTTCGCTTTCTTTTCTGACAAATCCCTAGACTTTTTCTTTTCGCTTTGGTTCACCGCAAATTTCTGCGATTTTTCAGTATAATTTTTATTCAAATCATCCAATTCTTTTTGCAGCACTTCAATTTTTGAAGTTGCGGTTTGAAGAGTCGTGTGACCTGTATCGCGAGAACGTAATTCATTCAAATTCGTTTCTGCTTGATTCAACTGACCTTTTGCTGTCGCCAAATCCGCAGCCACTTTTTCATATTGCTGCACCATTTGCTGCTTTTCCAAATCCGGAATTAACGCATGACGCAAATCTTCTTCCGACGCAAAACTGTGTTTGCGGAGTTGTGCTGCAAGATCCGTTTCGGCGTGCGATTTATCGCGTTCCGTCAAATTCAACTGTTCCACAATCGTCTGCAACTGCGCCTGCGCTGCGGCAAGTGCATTTTCAGCTTCAGTGGATTGCGTATTCGCTTGCGTCCGATTTTTCTCCGCCGTATCAATTTTCGTTTGATATTCTTTGCGATCTTCCGCCACATCCCGCGAACCAAAAAGCTTTCCGCGTTCTGCCGATTTATCTTGCAAAGCATTTTTTAAGCCCAGCAAATCTTTGTTCAAAAGATCCAAATCTTGTTGCGCTTTTTCAATTTGTTCTTGCAATAATTTTTCTTGTTCGTCAAGAATTTGCAACTGATTTTCATCGCTAGCAATTCTATCCTTGCAAGATTTCCAATTGGACGCCCACTTTTTAATCCGTTCCAAAACAACTTGCGGGCTATTCAAATCCGACTCCGAAAAACCGTAAATTTTCAATTTTTCAAAAACGATATTCATCAATTCCGAAACGTCACCCGTTTTCGTTTGCACATCTTTTTCTGCATCTGCGACGAGATCTTTTGCACGTTTCAATTCGTAATCTGCCGTTTTCACGCTTTCTTGCGCTGCTTCAAAATCTTTCTGCAAATGATTCAAACGATTTGCGGTCGCAGAAATTTCAGTTGCCGAGGCAATCGCCCCTTCATGATTATCGTGATAAGTGCTGCCGCAGACTGGGCACGCTTCGCCTTCGTGCAAAGACGATTGAATTAACGATGCAATTTTGTTGATATCTTTTGAAAGATTTTTTTCGCGTTCCGCAGCAATTTGAGTAAATTTGAGCTCTTGTTGCTTCAAATCTTTTTCCGCATTCACGCAACGCGTTTTCATCTTCGCAAGCGAATCTTGTGATTTTCCCAAAGCAATTTTCGCATCGTCCAAACGATTTAACCGATCCGAAATAATCGATTGTTCGCTCTCCAATGTTGAATGCACCGAATTCGTTTTTTCATAATTGCGACAATCCGCTAATTTTTTTTCTAAAGTAGCGCGTTTCTCTTTATATGTTTCCCCAGTTTGGTACAAATTTTTGATGTCTTTTTCTTTTGAAGAAATCGCCGTTTTCTTTTCTTCAAAAGATGCTTTCAACTGGCGAATTTCCGCATCCAAAGACGAAACACTATCGCGAAGAGCATTCCGATTTTTATCTTCGCTGCGTAAATTTTCTTCTTCTTGAGTCCGCTTGTCTAAATCATTTTTTGCCGTTTCACAGGCTTGCTTTTTTTGCGGCATTTGCTCTTGCAATGCTTTTTTCTGCTTCATTTTTTCCGCAAAATCTTTCCGCAAATTTTCCACAACTTTTAACGGCGCGACTAGTGTCTGCGCTTCATCGCTCCGCTGAACGCGTCTCCGATCGCCGTCTAATTGGCGATTTTTTTCGCCTAAAAGCGCAGCCTCTTTCCGCAAATTTTGACAATTCTTTTCGGCTTTTTCAATGTCTTCCAATGTCCGCTTGTATTCTTCATTTTTCTTTAATTCCGCAGACTTGGTTACCTTTGTTTTTTCCGCTTCGCCGAGCCACGCTTCCAAATCGCGCGCCTCGTTGTCAGGCATCAACTGAATGCCATTCAAATTTTCTTGGATGCTATCTAATTTTCCTTGTTCTTCTTTATTGCGAGCAAAAACCGCCTTCGAAATTTTCCGATAAATTTCTTGTCCCGAAAGTTTTTCAAGAATCGCCGCTTTTTCTTCGCGCTTACTTTTGAGGAAATTATCAAAGCCGCCCTGCGGAAGCATTACCGCCCGCATAAATTGATCAAAATTTAAGCCGACAATTTCTTCAATTTTTTTCTGCACTTCTTTTGTTTTCGAAACTTCATCGTGGGCAATGTATTCGCCATCTTTTTCAAACAACAATTTGACTTCCGGCGATTGCATTTTTCCGTCAGGTTTATTTCCTGCGCGATGCACTTTCCAAATCGCTTTGTAACGATTCCCCGCCGATTCAAATTCCACTTCCGAAAAGGATTCTCCCGTTCCAAGCGTCATCACGAGTTCGGGTCCATTATCCAACTTCGTCTTGTCCGCAACGCTGTCTTGGCGCGGTGTCTTTCCATAAAGCGCAAGAGAAATCGCATCCAAAATTGAAGTTTTTCCCGAGCCCGTCGGGCCCGCAATGGCAAAAAGATGATTGCGCAAAAACGCGGGATCGTCAAATCGTAACGTCCATTCTCCCGCAAGAGAATTCACATTTTTAAAATGCAATGTTATAATTTTCATTCCTGAGCCCCTCCTTCTTGCACAAGTTTTAAAATTTCTTGGAACGCACCTTCCAAACGTGCTCTCATCTTGTCATCAAATTTTTTTGTTGATTTTTCTTCTTCGCGTAAACGGCGATCAAAAATTTCGGTCGGCGAATGTTCCGAAAGATCGCAGTCATCTGCGGCAATCGTCTGCGAACCGTCCACGCGATTTGCATATTCCGCTTTGACAAATTCCAAAGTCGTCTTTTCAAAATCGGAAGAAAGCATGTCACGCAAATTCCCCACCGAGCCTGTGCCCGTGAAACGCACGCGGACAAATGCCTTAGGCGTTTCCAAATTTGCCTTTGCAATTTTCGCACGAATTTCATTCAAATTTTCGCCCGAAATCGTCACCATTTTGCGGAATTGCGGAACGCTAATCGGACGAATTTTCGGCGGATTATTTTCTTCGAAATCGACGAGAAGCACAACGCTTTCGCGGTTCGCTTCATCAAATCCCATCGGCAGCGGAGAACCCGAATAACGGATGCGATCTTCGCCCGCTACTTTCTGCGCCCGATGAATATGGCCGAGTGCGACATAATCAAATGCCGGCGGGAAAATTTCGACATTGACATTTTCCAAATTGCCGACGACAGTGTATTCGGTATCCGCAGCATTTTCTGAAAGAATTGAACCCGCCGCATAAAGATGCGCCATCGCAATAATCGGAAGTGACTTTCCGACATTTTCTTGCAACTGTCGCGCCAGATTTTTCAATTTTTCAAAATGCGCTTTCGTGCCCGCGCGGACAAATTCTTCGTCCGTTGCCGCTTTGGCATTTTCCAAACTCGCCTGTAACGCTTTATCGCGCAAATACGGAGCCGCACAAAGAATCACTTGCGGATTTTCTGCATTCGGAAGCGCAAAAACTTCGTTCGCAAAATGATTTTCTACATCCGGCGAAGCGATGACGCGCACATGCAACAATTCCAAAACCGAGCGTGCGACATTTAAAGTTGATGGCGAATCGTGATTCCCTGCGGTAATCACGACATTTTTACAGCACGTGCCATTGAGCTGCGTCAAAAAAGAAAAGTAAAGTTCTTGCGCAGCATTACTCGGCGAACCTGTATCAAAGATATCGCCCGAAACGAGAAGTGCATCCACTTCGTTCGTAACAATTGTTTCTTTTAACCACGAAAGAAAGGCTCTGTATTCTTCTTGCCGCGAACGATCGTGCAAAGAATTCCCCAAATGCCAATCCGATGTATGCAAAATTCGAAAACCAGTATGACTCATACCACAAATTTAGATTGATTTATTTGTCAATTTTGACAAAAATCATTTTTTTTCTCGGAATTATTCCAACCGATTTTTCAAATAATGCGGCGCGGTTTTCTTGACAAAAAATACCGCAGAAACGAGAAGCAAAGCAGCGCAAAACAAGAACATCGTCGAATACGAAAACGCTTCGGCCAAAGGGCCGCCGACCAAAATGCCGATGCCAATTCCCAAATCCCAGCCCGTCAAATAAGTGCTCGTCGCCGTTCCGCGCTGATCGTGCCGCGCCAAATTCACGCACATCGTTTGGTATCCCGGAAACACGAGCCCAAGGCCTGCGCCGATTAAAAACGCCGCCGTTAAAAAGACGATTTGATTTGGAATGAGCGAAAAAAGAAAATACGCAGCCGTTACCGACGAAAGTCCAATGGCGACAAGACGCGTCAAATAACCGCGATCGATAAGCTTTCCCGTGAGAAGTCTAGAAGTAATGAGCCCGATGGCGATTAACGCATAAAAAAATCCCGAGCCCGAAAGATGATTTTGTTCTGCGTAAAGGGCGACATAATTTGTCAACGGTCCATACGCAAAGCCGATAAAAAGCATATTCACAAATTGCGGAATCGCCCGCGTTAAAAAGAAACGATCGAGAGAAATCGGCGCAGTATCTTTCTTAATCGGCTTCGCTTTCGTCCGAATCGGGAAAATTAAAATAAGTCCGATTACACATAAAATAACCGAAAGTGCAATAACCGGATTTGCGCCATACGCTTCGTATAAAAACATTCCCGTCATCGGTCCCGTTGCAAAAGCGAGATTTGTCGTCACACCAAAATAGCCGATGCCTTCGCCGCGGCGACTCGAAGGCAACACATCGATAACAATCGTGCTGCCCGCTGTACTTGCGATACCGAAACCGACGCCGTGTAAAAATCGGATAACGCCGAGCACAAAAAGAGTTCCCGCTGCCGCATACCCGATAAACATCGCCGAAAAGACCAAATACATCAACAAATACAAAGGCTTCCGCGGAAAACTATCCACGAGAAATCCCGCAAACGGACGACAAAAAAGCGCACCAATCGTATAAAGCGAAATGATCACTCCTGAAATCGCCGCCCCAGCTTGAAATTTTTCAAAAATATAAAGCGGAAGAATCGGCAAAAGTTCGTAAAACGAAAAAAATAAAAGAAAATTTGTAATACCGACTAGAACAAATTCCCGAGACCAAAGCTTTTCCATACCCGCAAATTTAGCAAAATTGACCGCACAAATAAAATTTTTACTAAAATAAAAATCGCAGCTAATTTTTAATTTTTCTGAAAAATCAATAGTTCCTATATAAATAACAAGTCTTTTCAAGCTTTTTCCCCGTAGAATTTCCCCGTTGATATTCCTCACGCAATGGCTATCGCAGAAAACTTCTTTTCCGCAAAGCCTTTTTCAGAGATTACATTTAGTTTATGCATCTCAAACAATTTTTCACAGAAATTCCGACATCAAAACTTTCGCATTCTTCGAGTCCCGATGAAAAGGTGAAAAAACTAACCGAAGCCGCTGCGCTCAAAGCAGCGATGGTGAGCGCTACATTATCCGCGCCCGGCGGCGTTGTCGGGATGCTCGCTTCCCTTCCCGATTTAGCGGCGATTTGGCGCATCCAAGCGCAACTTGTCGCAGACATTGCTGCGACCTACGGCAAGCTCGGTTACCTTACAAAGCAATCTCTCGTCTGGTGCCTTTGTAAACAATCCGGCGTTCAAATTGCCCGCGATGTCGCGATGCGCGTCGGCACTCATTTTCTCTTGAAAAAAAGCAAACTCAAATTGCTTTCTCGGACTCTTCCTGTCGTTGGCGCAATCAGCAGCGGTGCGTATGCCGCATACGATACTTATAGCGTTTCCAAAATCGCCAAAGCTTACTTTGAAAATTCCGAATTTCAAAATGTCGAAGACGATGATGTCCGCTATGCCCAAGCTGAATCGGCGGAAAATGACGAAAATTTAAATGCTTAAATTGCAGATTTTTTTTGCAATTTGCGCGAAAAATCGGCATTTTCAGCGGGAAAATTCCTTTATTTTTTGGGAAACGCTCCCGAAAACGCCCGTTTTTCATCCTTACTTTCACTTTAAACCTTGAGAGCTGGTCAGAAATTTTCTATTTTATGCGCCAGTTTACATTCCTAATCATTTCACGGAAAGAATATGAACGAAATTCACAAACATCGTAACATTGGTATCTCGGCTCACATCGACTCGGGAAAGACCACCCTTACAGAACGCATTCTGTACTTCACCAAGAAAATTCACGCAATCCACGAAGTTCGTGGTAAAGACGGCGTGGGTGCCACCATGGACTCCATGGAACTGGAAAAGGAACGCGGCATCACGATTCAGTCCGCAGCGACCTTTGTGAACTGGAAAAACACCACTATTAACATTATTGATACACCGGGGCACGTGGACTTCACAATCGAAGTGGAACGCGCACTCCGCGTTCTCGATGGTGCTATTCTCGTTTTGACCGGCGTGGAAGGCGTGCAATCTCAGTCGATTACCGTTGACCGCCAGATGAAGCGTTATCACGTTCCTCGCGTCGCTTTCGTGAACAAGTGTGACCGCTCGGGCGCAAATCCGCTCCGCGTTGCTGTGATGCTCAAGGAAAAGCTCAACCACAATCCGTGCGTTATGCAGATTCCTATCGGACTTGAAGACAAGCTCCGCGGCGTCGTCGACCTAATCAAGATGAAGGCTTACTATTTCGAAGGCCCGAACGGCGACGATTTGATCGAAAAAGAAATTCCGGAAGAATTGAAAGAACAAGCTCAAGAATACCGCGAAAAGCTCGTGGACTGCTGCTCTGACTTCAACGACGAAGTCATGGAAAAGGCTCTCGAAGGCGACTACAACGATATTCCGGCCGAACTTCTCAAGGCTACAATCCGCAAGGCAACGATCGAACTCAAGATGACTCCGGTCTTCATGGGTTCTGCACACAAGAACATCGGTATTCAGCCGCTCCTCGATGGCGTTTCCGAATACCTCCCGGACCCGACCGAAGTTGAAAACATCGCTCTCGATGTGGACAACGGCGAAAAAGAAGTCGTTCTCAAGTCCGAAGATGACAAGCCGCTCGTTTGCTACGCGTTCAAGCTTGAAAACGGTCAGTATGGTCAGTTGACTTACATCCGTATTTATCAAGGTAAGATTACGAAGGGCGATTCCATTTACAATATGGCAACCGGTAAGAAGGTTTCCGTGGGTCGTCTCCGCCGTATGCACTCCAACCAGCCGATCGATATCGAATCTGCAGGTTCGGGCGACATCGTAGCCCTCTTTGGTATTGACTGCGCTTCGGGTACCACCTTTACCGATGGCTCGATTCACTACAACATGACTTCGATGCACGTGCCGAATCCGGTGATTGAACTTGCTATCGAAGCCAAGAGCCGCGATGACCTCGAAGCGATGTCCAAGGCTCTCAACCGCTTCACCAAGGAAGACCCGACGTTCCAAGTTTACGTGGACAAAGAAAGTGGCCAGACCATCATCAAGGGTATGGGCGAACTTCACCTCGATGTTTACATTGAACGTATGAAGCGCGAATATAAAGTCGACGTGGAAAAGGGTAAACCGCAGGTGGCTTACCGCGAAACCATTACTCGTTCTGCAAAGTTCGATTACACGCACAAGAAGCAGACAGGTGGTTCGGGTCAGTTCGCAAAGGTCGTCGGCGAAATGCGTCCGATGGCAGTCGAAGGCGATGCCGAAAATACATACAAATTCATCAACAGTGTCGTCGGCGGACGTATTCCGAAGGAATTCATTCCGTCTTGCGATAAGGGATTCCAGAGCTGCATGGAAGCAGGTTCGCTCATCGGCTTCCCGGTCGTCGGCATTGAAATGGACCTTCAAGATGGTGCCTACCACGAAGTTGACTCTTCGGATATGGCGTTCCAGATTTGCGCTCGTATGGCATTCCGTCAGGCTTTCGAAAAGGCTGGCGCTCAAATCCTCGAACCGATTATGAAAGTGGAAATCACGACTCCGACCGAATTCCAGGGTAGCGTCGTCGGCAACATTTCTCAACGCCGCGGCAACATCATGGGCACGACCGAAGAACGTGACGAAACCATCATCGAAGCAGAAGTACCGCTTTCCGAAATGTTCGGTTACATGACGGACCTCCGCTCCATGACTCAGGGTAAAGCTGAATTCACCATGGAATTCAAGAAGTACGCCCCGGTTCCGCGCAACATTCAGGACGAACTCATCAAGAAGTACGGCGACAAGGCGAAGAACGCTCAACGCTAATCTTCTCGAACCGAGAATTCAAAAAGCGAGCTCAAACGAGCTCGCTTTTTTTGTTCAGAATTGAAAGCAAGTCATTTTTATTGCGCACAAAATTGCGCATTAGAATGTTCCAAGTTGGTTTAATCCCTCGAACAATTTTTGTTGCATCTCTTCAAAAAACAGTTTACCTTTATAGATGTAGGACGCGCCCCGACGGCTTTGGTTTAGCGAAGGGATGCTGGAGCAAACCGCAGCCGCAGGGTAAGGCGGTCAGGGCGCGTTCCTAATTTCTCTCTTGAATGTTTTTCATTGATCATCCTCCTTGAGCGCAGGGCGTAAGCCCTGCGTCTCTTTTTTTTTCGCAGAATTGATTTGCAAAAAAATCCCACAAAAAAAGAGCCCGCTAAATTTAGCGAACTCTTTTATACTCACGGCGGGAATCGAACCCACGACCCACTGCTTAGAAGGCAGTTGCTCTATCCAACTGAGCTACGCGAGCAGAACTGGTGAAATTCACCGAGTGCGTCAAATATAGGAAATTGAAAAATTTTCATCAAGCAAAAAGATTCAATCGGAATTTAGAAAAGCATTCCCACTACATTTCTGCATTTTTCAAACAAAAGGCTGACAAAAAATCCATCGAGAAATTGCATTTTTTTTGCTTTTTTGAGAATGGACAAATCTATATTATAAGAAGAAACTATTTGAAAGGTAGATCATGACATTAAACGAAGCTCTCGCCATTGCCGAAAAAGCCCACGCAGGTCTCAAAGATAAAGCGGGCGGTCCATACATTGACTTTCTCAAAAGTGTGGCGGAACATTTGAAAAATAAAGGCGAATCCGAAGAGGTGCAAGCTCTTGCTGTTTTGCAAGATATTCTCACGCCGGCGACGAAACTCTCCGAAGAAGATGTCCTTAAAATGGGCGTCCCTGCCGAGATGATTGCACGCATCAAGAAGATGACCTATCACAAGAATCAAGGTTGGATTGACGAATACAGCTGCAAATTGATGGCTCAAGGCGTCCCCGCCGAAGAATCTACTTACGAAGCCCGCGAAAAAGAATTCGTCCACTTCGTCAAGACTTTGAAAGACGATCCCATTGCAGCGAAAGCAAAAGCCGCCATTTTGAGCGTCCTTCAAGAAGACAAGTACATTCATCGCCAAGAACGTCGCGAACTCAAGACGCAATTCCGTCTGAAGAAGTATAAAGCAGCGATTGCGGCACTCGAAGAATAAATTTCAAGGCAGGACGATTCCTGCCTTTTTTGTTATTCTGTTGTCGTTTGAGCGTTCATTTGTTACATTTACCGCGCTAGCCTTTCGAGGCTCACAACCCTAATAAGGAACATTACCATGGCAAATAAAGTCTATAACTTCAGCGCAGGTCCTTCGGTCCTGCCGGAACAGGCCCTCAAAGAAGCATCTGCTGCCTGCATCGATTACGCAAACAGTGGCATCAGTATTCTTTCGATGAGCCACCGTTCAAAGCCGATTGGAGACATGTTCGCAGAAACCGAACAATTTCTCCGCGACTTGATGGGCATTCCTGAAAACTACGATATCGTGTTCCTCGGCGGTGGTTGTTCTCTCTTGTTCTGCATGGTTCCGATGAATCTTCTCGGACAAAATGAAACGGCTGACTATACCGATACCGGCGTGTGGGCGGGCAAAGCTTTGAAAGAAGCAAAGCAATTCGGCAATGTGAATGTCGCTTGCTCCACCAAGGCCGACGTTTACAATCACATTGACAAGAATTTGCAGATGAGCGATAACGCAAAATATCTGCACATCACCGGCAACAACACCATTTACGGAACCGAATGGCACAACTTCCCGAAGCCCAAATCGGGTTATCTCGTTTGCGATATGAGCTCGGACTTTCTCGCTCGTAAAGTGAACGTTTCGGACTTCGGTATGATTTACGGCGGCGCTCAAAAGAACATTAGCTGCGCTGGCGTTACCGTTTCGATTATCCGCAAAGGTCTTCTCGGCACCGTGGATCGCAAGATTCCGACAATGCTCAATTTCCAGACGCATATCGATGGCGCAAATATGTTCAACACGCCTCCGGTATTTGCAGTCTACGTGATGAACCGCACTCTCAAATGGTTGAAGGATATCGGCGGTATCGATGCCATTGAAAAAATCAACCGCGAAAAAGCAGCTCTTCTCTACGGTGCATTGGACGCTTCGAAGGTGTTCGTCGGCACGGCTGCAAAAGAAGACCGCTCGATGATGAACGTTCCGTTCGTCTTCAACAAAGAAGTGGTCTCTGCCGAAAAGAACGACGAATTGGCAAAGGAATTCTTGGATTTTGCAAAGGCTCGTGGTTTGCAACAGCTCAAGGGTCACCGTTCTGTCGGCGGCTTCCGCGCTTCGATTTACAATGCAATGCCTATCGAAGGCGTGCAGGCTTTGGTCGATTGCCTCGGCGATTTCGAAAAGAAAGTCTTGGGATAATTCCCGCGGTTTTCACAAAAAAAGCTCGCAGCGATGCGAGCTTTTTTGTTTTGCATTTGATGCAGAAAATTTCAGCGCGAGGCTCAAACTTTCTGCGTTTTCATTAGAAATTAGTCGCCGTCAATGCAGCGGACAGAATAACCGTTTTCTGCGTGCGGCGCTAATTCGCGGACCATGTTATCGCCCATGCGGCCTAAGACCCAAATCCAAATCGTCGCATT encodes:
- a CDS encoding HD domain-containing protein, whose translation is MTLNEALAIAEKAHAGLKDKAGGPYIDFLKSVAEHLKNKGESEEVQALAVLQDILTPATKLSEEDVLKMGVPAEMIARIKKMTYHKNQGWIDEYSCKLMAQGVPAEESTYEAREKEFVHFVKTLKDDPIAAKAKAAILSVLQEDKYIHRQERRELKTQFRLKKYKAAIAALEE
- the serC gene encoding 3-phosphoserine/phosphohydroxythreonine transaminase, with product MANKVYNFSAGPSVLPEQALKEASAACIDYANSGISILSMSHRSKPIGDMFAETEQFLRDLMGIPENYDIVFLGGGCSLLFCMVPMNLLGQNETADYTDTGVWAGKALKEAKQFGNVNVACSTKADVYNHIDKNLQMSDNAKYLHITGNNTIYGTEWHNFPKPKSGYLVCDMSSDFLARKVNVSDFGMIYGGAQKNISCAGVTVSIIRKGLLGTVDRKIPTMLNFQTHIDGANMFNTPPVFAVYVMNRTLKWLKDIGGIDAIEKINREKAALLYGALDASKVFVGTAAKEDRSMMNVPFVFNKEVVSAEKNDELAKEFLDFAKARGLQQLKGHRSVGGFRASIYNAMPIEGVQALVDCLGDFEKKVLG
- the fusA gene encoding elongation factor G yields the protein MNEIHKHRNIGISAHIDSGKTTLTERILYFTKKIHAIHEVRGKDGVGATMDSMELEKERGITIQSAATFVNWKNTTINIIDTPGHVDFTIEVERALRVLDGAILVLTGVEGVQSQSITVDRQMKRYHVPRVAFVNKCDRSGANPLRVAVMLKEKLNHNPCVMQIPIGLEDKLRGVVDLIKMKAYYFEGPNGDDLIEKEIPEELKEQAQEYREKLVDCCSDFNDEVMEKALEGDYNDIPAELLKATIRKATIELKMTPVFMGSAHKNIGIQPLLDGVSEYLPDPTEVENIALDVDNGEKEVVLKSEDDKPLVCYAFKLENGQYGQLTYIRIYQGKITKGDSIYNMATGKKVSVGRLRRMHSNQPIDIESAGSGDIVALFGIDCASGTTFTDGSIHYNMTSMHVPNPVIELAIEAKSRDDLEAMSKALNRFTKEDPTFQVYVDKESGQTIIKGMGELHLDVYIERMKREYKVDVEKGKPQVAYRETITRSAKFDYTHKKQTGGSGQFAKVVGEMRPMAVEGDAENTYKFINSVVGGRIPKEFIPSCDKGFQSCMEAGSLIGFPVVGIEMDLQDGAYHEVDSSDMAFQICARMAFRQAFEKAGAQILEPIMKVEITTPTEFQGSVVGNISQRRGNIMGTTEERDETIIEAEVPLSEMFGYMTDLRSMTQGKAEFTMEFKKYAPVPRNIQDELIKKYGDKAKNAQR